The following coding sequences are from one Clostridioides difficile ATCC 9689 = DSM 1296 window:
- a CDS encoding Maff2 family protein, with protein sequence MEFFNSAIDVLQTLVIALGAGLGIWGVINLLEGYGNDNPGAKSQGIKQLMAGGGVALIGTILVPLLSGLFG encoded by the coding sequence ATGGAATTTTTTAACTCTGCTATCGACGTATTACAGACCCTTGTTATCGCACTGGGCGCAGGCTTAGGCATTTGGGGCGTTATCAATCTCTTGGAGGGATATGGAAACGACAATCCGGGTGCAAAATCACAAGGCATTAAGCAGCTCATGGCGGGCGGCGGCGTTGCCCTTATCGGCACTATCCTTGTACCGCTTCTTTCCGGTCTGTTCGGATAA
- a CDS encoding VirD4-like conjugal transfer protein, CD1115 family: MNAINWKRLILPNIPYLLFMYLFDKVGQAVRLAPGADLSGKVLSLADGFSAAFANPLPSLAPMDLLTGLFGAVLIRLIVYVKGKNAKKYRKGVEYGSARWGNAEDIRPYTDPVFQNNVLLTQTERLTMNSRPKQPKYARNKNILVIGGSGSGKTRFFVKPNLMQMHSSYVVTDPKGTVLVECGKLLQRGGYRIKVLNTINFKKSMKYNPFAYLRSEKDILKLVNTLIANTKGDGEKAGEDFWVKSERLFYCALIGYIWYEAPEEEKNFTTLLEMINASEAREDDPEFQSPVDLMFERLEEKDPEHFAVRQYKKFLLSAGKTRSSILISCGARLAPFDIKELRDLMETDEMELDTIGDRKTALFVIISDTDDTFNFVVSILYTQLFNLLCDKADDEYGGRLPVHVRCLLDEFANIGQIPKFEKLIATIRSREISASIILQSQSQLKAIYKDNADTIAGNCDTTLFLGGKEKTTLKEMSEILGKETIDSFNTSENRGREVSHGLNYQKLGKQLMTEDEIAVMDGGKCILQLRGVRPFFSDKYDITKHPNYKYLSDYDKKNTFDMEKHLRRRPALVKPDEPFDYYEISEADLQEDTDHE, encoded by the coding sequence ATGAACGCTATCAACTGGAAAAGGCTGATACTTCCCAATATTCCCTATCTGCTCTTTATGTATCTCTTTGATAAAGTCGGGCAGGCGGTACGCCTTGCGCCGGGGGCTGACCTGTCCGGCAAGGTGCTTTCCCTTGCAGACGGCTTTTCCGCTGCCTTTGCAAATCCGCTTCCGAGCCTTGCCCCTATGGATTTACTGACAGGGCTTTTCGGCGCGGTACTTATCCGGCTGATTGTCTATGTCAAAGGCAAGAACGCGAAGAAATACCGCAAAGGTGTGGAATACGGCTCTGCCCGTTGGGGAAATGCCGAAGATATACGTCCCTACACCGACCCGGTATTTCAAAATAACGTGCTGCTCACACAGACGGAACGGCTTACCATGAACAGCCGCCCAAAGCAGCCGAAGTATGCAAGGAATAAAAATATCCTTGTTATCGGGGGAAGCGGCAGCGGCAAGACGAGATTTTTTGTGAAGCCGAATTTAATGCAAATGCACAGCAGTTACGTTGTAACCGACCCGAAAGGAACGGTTTTAGTCGAATGTGGGAAACTCTTACAGCGGGGCGGGTATCGGATAAAGGTGCTGAACACCATTAACTTCAAAAAAAGCATGAAATACAATCCCTTTGCCTATCTCCGCAGCGAGAAAGATATTTTGAAACTGGTAAATACCTTGATTGCCAACACCAAAGGGGACGGGGAAAAAGCCGGGGAGGATTTTTGGGTAAAATCGGAACGGCTCTTTTACTGCGCCCTTATCGGCTACATTTGGTACGAAGCCCCGGAGGAAGAAAAGAACTTTACGACGCTGCTTGAAATGATAAATGCCAGTGAAGCCCGCGAGGACGACCCGGAATTTCAGTCCCCCGTTGACCTCATGTTTGAACGGTTGGAGGAAAAAGACCCGGAACACTTTGCCGTCCGGCAGTATAAGAAATTCCTGCTGTCTGCGGGAAAGACAAGAAGCTCTATCCTCATTTCCTGCGGTGCGCGGCTTGCCCCCTTTGACATTAAGGAGCTGCGCGACCTTATGGAAACCGACGAAATGGAGCTTGACACCATAGGCGACCGCAAGACCGCCCTGTTTGTTATCATTTCCGACACCGACGATACATTTAACTTTGTTGTGAGTATTCTTTACACGCAGCTTTTCAATCTCCTTTGCGACAAGGCAGATGATGAATACGGCGGCAGGCTGCCCGTCCATGTGCGCTGTCTGTTAGACGAGTTTGCAAATATCGGGCAGATACCGAAGTTTGAAAAGCTCATAGCCACCATACGAAGCCGGGAAATCTCCGCTTCAATCATTTTGCAGAGCCAGTCGCAGTTAAAAGCCATTTACAAGGACAACGCCGATACCATAGCCGGCAACTGCGACACCACCCTTTTCTTAGGCGGAAAGGAGAAAACCACCCTCAAAGAAATGTCGGAAATCTTGGGGAAAGAAACCATTGACAGCTTCAACACTTCCGAGAACCGGGGGCGGGAGGTATCGCATGGGCTGAACTATCAGAAGTTAGGCAAGCAGCTTATGACGGAAGATGAAATTGCGGTTATGGACGGCGGGAAATGTATCTTACAGCTACGCGGGGTGCGCCCGTTCTTCTCTGATAAGTACGACATTACAAAGCACCCCAACTATAAATATCTTTCCGACTATGACAAGAAAAATACCTTTGATATGGAAAAGCATTTAAGGCGCAGACCCGCCCTTGTAAAGCCGGACGAACCCTTTGACTATTACGAAATCAGCGAAGCAGATTTGCAGGAGGACACCGACCATGAATAG
- a CDS encoding DUF4253 domain-containing protein, whose translation MSIEDLYDFECVPLNNEIDIDVLFEKMIEDGKEKEYTPIIVIDEKVGLLRKNIDMITKEYGSLENYREYCLTKYNEIDVNQFFDFRKSEISELLKELIDLEDDFYDYKHFRPIMNIDIFHEYNKVYIAKIPTIKPYEVFAYIPIGGFNDCPRDEEHIAIAKYWYEKHGIFPIAIGCDTVQYSVKNLTKDGKKFDDLCIELVFYCEDIIIQGYETLKALKDVLKRSTIVLFWWD comes from the coding sequence ATGAGTATTGAAGATTTATATGATTTTGAATGTGTTCCTTTGAACAATGAGATTGATATTGATGTTTTATTTGAAAAGATGATAGAAGATGGAAAAGAAAAAGAATATACACCAATTATAGTCATTGATGAAAAAGTAGGGCTATTAAGAAAAAATATAGATATGATTACTAAAGAGTATGGTTCTCTTGAAAACTATAGAGAGTATTGTTTAACAAAATATAATGAAATTGATGTAAATCAATTTTTTGATTTTAGGAAGAGTGAGATTTCAGAATTATTAAAGGAGCTAATTGATTTAGAAGATGATTTTTATGATTATAAACATTTTAGACCAATTATGAATATAGATATATTTCATGAATATAACAAAGTTTACATAGCTAAAATTCCAACAATTAAACCATATGAAGTATTTGCATACATACCTATTGGCGGATTTAATGATTGTCCTAGAGATGAAGAACATATAGCTATTGCAAAATATTGGTATGAAAAGCATGGAATCTTTCCAATCGCAATTGGATGTGATACAGTTCAATATTCTGTAAAAAATTTAACTAAAGATGGTAAAAAATTTGATGACTTATGTATTGAATTAGTATTTTATTGTGAGGATATTATTATACAAGGGTATGAAACCTTAAAGGCTCTTAAGGATGTATTAAAACGCTCTACAATAGTGCTTTTTTGGTGGGATTGA
- a CDS encoding PcfB family protein has product MQEETNEKTIALYIKTGKLTAQQLQKAMKALLAQMKKQHDKQKIPHGKQTLKQLMKQNAGVSNIEITKENIKAFESTAKKYGIDFALKKDSTETPPRYLVFFKGRDADALTAAFKEFSAKKLTQEQKPSIRKLIVSLKEKAAALNAQREKVKNKDRGIAR; this is encoded by the coding sequence TTGCAGGAGGAAACCAACGAAAAGACCATAGCCCTTTACATCAAGACCGGAAAGCTGACCGCGCAGCAGCTCCAAAAGGCTATGAAAGCCCTGCTTGCACAGATGAAAAAGCAGCATGACAAACAGAAAATCCCGCATGGCAAGCAGACCCTAAAGCAGCTTATGAAGCAGAACGCGGGCGTTTCCAACATTGAAATCACAAAGGAGAATATCAAAGCCTTTGAGAGTACGGCGAAAAAATACGGGATTGACTTTGCCTTAAAGAAAGACAGCACCGAAACCCCGCCCCGCTATCTTGTGTTTTTTAAGGGACGGGACGCGGACGCACTGACCGCAGCTTTCAAGGAGTTTTCCGCAAAGAAGCTGACGCAGGAGCAAAAGCCCTCTATCCGCAAGCTGATTGTTTCCCTCAAAGAAAAGGCGGCAGCTTTGAACGCACAGCGGGAGAAAGTCAAGAACAAAGACAGGGGGATTGCAAGATGA
- a CDS encoding lipoprotein: MKVLKLITVVALMMLFVTGCNIKTESPEQLAKIPDYDDTKKVLYDGIDQLLKPDSSMILPSNTKEVGKINKVDLNSDGIDELVVFEQKEDLSNNVSQVGFVTLSYNGEKYVLGDHFLENGESIEYANFYDLDSDGYKEVILLVKSKDKTNMHIYKVVDNEITKIYDLDASWLQNKEDFNDMKVKIGYIDGDDKLDILMLHLNNKTNEMFASVANFDGKMKIKDSVKFENVKNLSELYITLGNVASSVGNSSAAIKGIVLDIPILKDNNYITQILYMKDGKINKAFSDYDKTITKSYYIPVDDIDKDKIIEIPIVAGSTGNNKNTYSSKSSATISWYRWNGKEGADSSLIFTSQIYYNYKYNFKLFIPNNLFDKILVEQEFVGEKAVFKFYYFDYSDRKNLFNIVVESKNKLEDRKNTGTQNSIVLQESDEYTFLLVVNNANEMDKLDMTIDALKEYFSLIYG; this comes from the coding sequence ATGAAAGTGTTAAAGCTTATTACTGTAGTAGCCCTGATGATGTTATTTGTTACTGGATGTAATATAAAAACTGAATCTCCAGAACAATTAGCGAAGATACCTGACTATGATGATACAAAAAAAGTATTGTATGATGGTATTGACCAGTTACTAAAACCAGATTCATCTATGATATTGCCTTCTAATACAAAAGAAGTAGGAAAAATAAATAAGGTAGATTTAAACAGCGATGGAATTGATGAATTAGTAGTATTTGAACAAAAAGAAGATTTAAGTAATAATGTGAGTCAGGTAGGGTTTGTAACCTTGAGTTACAATGGAGAAAAATACGTACTTGGAGACCATTTTTTAGAAAATGGCGAATCAATAGAATATGCTAATTTTTATGATTTGGACTCAGATGGATATAAGGAAGTTATCTTATTGGTTAAATCCAAAGACAAAACGAATATGCATATATATAAAGTAGTAGATAATGAAATAACAAAAATATATGACTTGGATGCATCATGGCTTCAAAATAAAGAAGATTTTAATGACATGAAAGTAAAAATTGGATATATAGATGGAGATGACAAGTTAGACATATTGATGCTTCATTTGAATAATAAGACTAATGAAATGTTTGCAAGTGTTGCAAATTTTGATGGGAAAATGAAAATCAAAGATTCTGTTAAGTTTGAAAATGTAAAAAACTTAAGTGAATTATATATAACATTAGGTAATGTTGCTTCATCTGTTGGAAATTCTTCTGCAGCTATAAAAGGTATTGTACTTGATATTCCTATATTGAAAGATAATAACTATATTACGCAGATACTTTATATGAAAGATGGGAAAATTAACAAAGCTTTTAGTGATTATGATAAAACTATTACTAAATCTTATTATATACCTGTAGATGATATTGACAAAGATAAGATTATAGAAATACCTATAGTTGCAGGCAGTACAGGTAATAATAAAAATACTTATAGTTCTAAATCATCTGCAACTATAAGTTGGTATAGATGGAATGGAAAAGAAGGTGCTGACTCAAGTTTAATATTTACAAGTCAGATATATTATAATTATAAATATAATTTTAAATTATTTATTCCAAATAATTTATTTGATAAAATACTTGTTGAACAGGAATTTGTTGGAGAAAAAGCAGTATTTAAATTTTACTATTTTGACTATTCAGACCGTAAGAATTTATTTAATATAGTAGTAGAGAGTAAAAATAAACTTGAAGATAGAAAAAATACAGGTACTCAAAATTCTATTGTACTTCAAGAGAGCGATGAATATACTTTCTTACTAGTTGTAAACAATGCAAATGAAATGGATAAGCTAGATATGACTATAGACGCATTAAAAGAATATTTCTCATTAATATATGGTTAA
- the larE gene encoding ATP-dependent sacrificial sulfur transferase LarE, with amino-acid sequence MEVNFVKEKEKLDKLKKMLLELGSVVVAYSGGVDSNFLLKVAKDTLGENVIAVTIHAMMHSSREIEEAKQYTQNFGVKHIILNIENFDLKEFKENGVDRCYHCKKYIFSKIKEVAKEHNIKYIVDGTNIDDLGDYRPGLKALSELGVISPLKDSSLKKEEIRSLSKTLGLNTFNKPSFACLASRIPYGVEITDENLRIVEKSEEYLSNLGFSQFRVRMHGDIARIEVGQEELGKFFENNNFNKVDTKLKIFGFKYVTLDMSGYKMGSMNLNV; translated from the coding sequence ATGGAGGTAAATTTTGTGAAGGAAAAAGAAAAATTAGATAAATTAAAAAAAATGTTACTTGAATTAGGCAGTGTTGTAGTTGCTTATTCTGGTGGAGTAGATAGTAATTTTTTGCTTAAGGTTGCAAAAGATACATTAGGTGAAAATGTTATAGCTGTGACTATTCATGCAATGATGCATTCAAGTAGGGAAATTGAAGAGGCTAAACAATATACTCAAAATTTTGGTGTTAAACATATCATATTAAATATAGAAAACTTTGATTTAAAAGAATTTAAAGAAAATGGTGTTGATAGATGTTATCATTGTAAAAAATATATATTCTCTAAAATAAAAGAGGTAGCAAAAGAACATAATATAAAGTACATAGTAGATGGAACAAATATAGATGATTTAGGAGACTATAGACCTGGGCTTAAGGCATTGAGTGAATTAGGAGTAATTAGTCCATTAAAAGATAGTAGTTTAAAAAAAGAAGAAATTAGGTCGCTTTCAAAAACATTAGGATTAAATACTTTTAATAAACCATCATTTGCATGTCTTGCGAGTAGGATACCTTATGGAGTTGAAATAACAGATGAAAATTTAAGAATAGTAGAAAAGAGTGAAGAATATCTATCCAATTTAGGTTTTTCTCAATTTAGAGTGAGAATGCATGGAGATATAGCTAGAATAGAAGTTGGACAGGAAGAACTAGGTAAATTTTTTGAAAATAACAATTTTAATAAAGTTGATACTAAATTAAAAATATTTGGCTTTAAATATGTTACACTAGATATGTCAGGATATAAAATGGGAAGTATGAATTTAAATGTGTAG
- a CDS encoding DUF6017 domain-containing protein, giving the protein MAVFRVEKNKGYTVMSNHHLRNKELSLKAKGLLSQMLSLPEDWDYTLAGLSLINRESIDAIRTAVWELEKAGYITRRQGRDEKGKMTAIEYTIYEQPQPPALDCPVLENPTADKPILENPTPDNPTSENPTQLNKEIQKTNLPKKEKLNTDISSTHSIPFHSLNPSPLEDAAQLPERKRKEATDAYSVYEEIIKDNIEYDYLIQDRYLDRDRIEEILALILETVCTKRRTIRIAGDDHPAELVKAKFMKLNSEHIRFVLDCMQENTTKIRNIKQYMKAALFNAPSTIGSYYTSLVSHDMYGGRTIQSARSKGIPDYTCNEGESL; this is encoded by the coding sequence ATGGCAGTTTTCCGCGTGGAAAAGAACAAAGGTTATACGGTTATGAGCAACCACCATTTACGCAACAAGGAACTTTCCCTAAAGGCAAAGGGCTTGTTGTCGCAAATGCTCTCACTTCCCGAAGATTGGGACTACACCCTTGCAGGGCTGTCCCTTATCAACCGGGAAAGTATCGACGCTATCCGCACCGCTGTATGGGAGCTTGAAAAAGCCGGATATATCACAAGGCGGCAGGGACGCGACGAGAAAGGCAAAATGACCGCTATTGAGTACACCATTTACGAACAGCCACAGCCCCCGGCATTGGATTGTCCGGTATTGGAAAATCCAACAGCGGATAAGCCGATATTGGAAAATCCGACACCGGATAACCCGACGTCGGAAAATCCAACGCAATTAAATAAAGAGATACAAAAAACTAACTTACCAAAAAAAGAAAAATTAAATACAGATATATCAAGTACCCATTCCATTCCTTTCCATTCCCTAAATCCCTCTCCCTTAGAGGACGCGGCACAGCTGCCGGAACGGAAGCGAAAGGAAGCGACAGACGCATACAGCGTGTATGAGGAAATCATCAAGGACAATATCGAGTACGACTATCTGATACAGGACAGATACCTTGACCGGGACAGGATAGAGGAAATCCTTGCCCTTATTCTTGAAACCGTCTGCACCAAACGAAGAACAATCCGTATCGCCGGGGACGACCACCCGGCAGAGCTTGTAAAAGCAAAATTTATGAAACTGAACAGCGAACATATCCGCTTTGTACTGGACTGTATGCAGGAAAACACCACCAAAATCCGCAACATCAAGCAGTACATGAAAGCTGCCCTTTTCAATGCTCCGTCTACGATTGGCAGCTATTACACGTCCCTTGTATCTCACGATATGTACGGCGGGCGCACTATCCAGTCGGCAAGAAGCAAGGGCATACCCGATTACACCTGCAACGAGGGCGAAAGCCTGTAA
- a CDS encoding THUMP domain-containing class I SAM-dependent RNA methyltransferase, producing the protein MKNYTLISPCFFGMEKMLAREITNLGYEIIKTEDGRITYKTDEFGIAKSNMWLRCAERVHLKIAEFEAKSFDELFENTKRINWSRYIPYGAQFPISKASSIKSKLYSTPDVQAIVKKAIVESLKKSYLEDGLLKEDKEKYPIFVFIHKDKVTISIDTTGDALHKRGYREKANKAPIRETLAAGLIYLTPWKAGRVLVDPMCGSGTILIEAAMIGINMAPGLNREFISEKWRTLDKKIWWDVRKDAFNKIDNESKFKIYGYDIDEESIDIARENAEIAGVDEYIEFNVGDATQFKSEDEFGFIITNPPYGERLEDKDSVKQLYKELGYAFRKLKNWSYYLITSYEDFEYEFGQKADKKRKLYNGMLKTNFFQYPGPKPPRNNK; encoded by the coding sequence ATGAAAAATTATACGTTAATATCGCCATGTTTTTTTGGAATGGAAAAAATGCTGGCTAGAGAGATTACTAATTTAGGATATGAAATAATAAAAACAGAAGATGGAAGAATAACATATAAAACTGATGAGTTTGGAATAGCAAAGTCAAACATGTGGTTGAGATGTGCTGAAAGAGTACATCTTAAAATTGCTGAATTTGAGGCAAAAAGCTTTGATGAATTATTTGAAAATACAAAAAGAATAAACTGGTCTAGATATATACCTTATGGAGCTCAATTTCCTATATCAAAAGCTTCCTCTATAAAATCAAAATTATACAGTACACCAGATGTACAAGCCATAGTAAAAAAGGCTATAGTAGAAAGCTTAAAGAAAAGTTATTTGGAGGATGGTTTGCTTAAAGAAGATAAGGAGAAATACCCTATTTTTGTATTTATACACAAAGACAAAGTAACCATTTCTATAGATACAACAGGAGATGCTTTGCATAAGAGAGGATATAGAGAAAAGGCAAATAAAGCTCCAATAAGAGAGACTTTAGCTGCTGGGCTTATTTATTTAACTCCCTGGAAAGCAGGTAGAGTTTTAGTAGACCCTATGTGTGGTTCTGGTACTATATTGATTGAAGCTGCTATGATTGGTATAAATATGGCACCTGGCTTAAATAGAGAGTTTATATCAGAAAAGTGGAGAACTCTTGATAAGAAAATATGGTGGGATGTAAGAAAAGATGCTTTTAATAAGATAGATAATGAATCTAAATTTAAGATTTATGGATATGATATAGATGAAGAATCTATAGATATAGCTAGAGAAAATGCTGAAATAGCAGGTGTAGATGAATATATAGAGTTTAATGTAGGAGATGCAACTCAATTTAAAAGTGAAGATGAGTTTGGATTTATAATCACTAATCCTCCTTACGGAGAAAGATTAGAAGATAAAGACAGTGTTAAACAGTTGTATAAGGAGCTTGGTTATGCATTTAGAAAATTAAAAAATTGGTCGTATTATTTGATAACTTCTTATGAAGACTTTGAATATGAGTTTGGGCAAAAAGCAGATAAAAAAAGAAAATTGTATAATGGTATGTTAAAAACTAACTTTTTCCAATATCCGGGTCCTAAGCCTCCTAGAAATAATAAATAA